The Methylosinus sp. PW1 genome has a segment encoding these proteins:
- the gspD gene encoding type II secretion system secretin GspD — protein MAFANALLGCSSSAQLLGIGPGDSVDAARSKDFSAYFPTTNTGGSSLDKRAGQPILFPGAPDGPPKRSLGDEAPAAPGVTSRGGDIEINFEQADIQVVAKALLSEALGLDFTIDPRVHGVITVVSAGPIPRKDVLPTFENLIRMSNAAVVHEGRLVRIVPLPEANGANAPTIGSVQAGYGVTIIPLRYTSAAMLAKIADNYLVRPGAIRVDAARNSILAQGTSSERRAVVEMISGFDVEWLRNRSVGIYPLKSASPDSIIRELDRIFDLGENGSGAGTIAFQPMARMNAVLIVTRSSNLLQRATLWIRRLDQSNQSGSTVRVYQLVNGNALRIAKILNEIFVGKGAGSATDSSASQLAPGTSVAQSKLDQLSTGSSFSGNGSASASGAQNGANGQQSAAAAGAGSQIAAAFGNFAEQKNAENEAKRDGGGSSGSLPKGVFQNVRITADSANNSIVVYSSQDDYLVIERSLRALDKPQMQVSIEATVAEVTLNDDLQYGVQYYLGNSSRANGSLTNATTAAATTTSSSNSSSTTDVISNLALQRVLPGFNLLLGPEAQPHVVLNALATLTSVKVLSSPSLVVEDNQPALLQVGQEVPISTGSATVLSTSNTVVNTIQMRDTGVILKVWPHVHANGVVQLEVEQEISNPVNSSLTPTISQRRVHSTVSVASGQTVLLGGLISEQENNTKDGIPGLRHLTYLGDLFGSTTRNKDRSEIIIFIKPRIIRDSLDAQGAAEEFRSRLDMMRSAPIVVTGADTKRVRK, from the coding sequence GTGGCGTTCGCGAATGCGCTACTGGGATGCTCGTCATCCGCGCAATTGCTGGGGATCGGCCCCGGCGACAGCGTCGATGCTGCACGAAGCAAAGATTTCTCGGCCTATTTTCCGACGACGAACACGGGCGGATCGAGCCTCGACAAGCGAGCCGGGCAGCCCATTCTCTTTCCCGGCGCGCCGGATGGTCCACCGAAGCGCTCGCTCGGCGACGAGGCGCCGGCCGCGCCCGGCGTGACATCGCGCGGCGGGGACATCGAGATCAATTTCGAGCAGGCAGACATTCAAGTCGTCGCCAAAGCTCTGCTCAGCGAGGCGCTCGGGCTGGATTTCACGATCGATCCGCGTGTTCATGGCGTGATCACGGTTGTCTCCGCCGGCCCGATCCCGCGTAAGGATGTGTTACCCACCTTCGAGAACCTGATACGCATGTCGAATGCCGCCGTCGTTCACGAAGGCCGACTTGTCCGGATCGTTCCCCTGCCGGAGGCGAATGGCGCAAATGCGCCGACGATCGGCTCCGTTCAAGCGGGTTATGGCGTAACCATTATTCCGCTCCGCTACACTTCTGCGGCGATGCTTGCCAAGATAGCCGACAATTACCTCGTGCGCCCCGGCGCAATCCGCGTGGACGCCGCCCGCAACTCAATTCTGGCCCAAGGCACCTCGAGTGAACGCCGCGCCGTTGTCGAAATGATCTCCGGCTTCGACGTCGAGTGGCTGCGCAATCGATCCGTCGGCATCTATCCGCTGAAATCCGCCTCTCCCGACAGCATTATTCGCGAGCTCGACCGTATATTCGATTTGGGCGAAAACGGCTCAGGCGCTGGAACGATCGCGTTTCAGCCTATGGCGCGGATGAATGCGGTGCTCATCGTGACCCGTAGCTCGAATCTTCTCCAACGTGCGACGCTATGGATACGTCGGCTCGATCAATCCAATCAGAGCGGCTCGACGGTGCGCGTTTATCAGCTCGTCAATGGCAACGCGTTGCGGATCGCGAAAATTTTAAACGAGATTTTCGTCGGCAAAGGCGCCGGATCGGCGACGGATTCGTCGGCGAGCCAGCTCGCGCCCGGAACGAGCGTCGCGCAATCCAAGCTCGATCAGCTCTCGACCGGCAGCAGCTTCTCGGGAAACGGAAGCGCTTCGGCGAGCGGCGCCCAAAATGGCGCGAATGGCCAGCAGAGCGCCGCCGCGGCGGGCGCCGGCAGCCAGATCGCGGCGGCGTTCGGCAATTTCGCCGAGCAGAAGAACGCCGAAAACGAGGCGAAACGCGATGGCGGCGGCTCCTCAGGATCGCTGCCAAAAGGCGTTTTCCAAAATGTGCGCATCACGGCCGACAGCGCCAACAATTCCATAGTCGTCTACTCCAGCCAGGACGACTATCTGGTCATCGAACGATCTTTGCGGGCGCTCGACAAGCCGCAGATGCAGGTGTCGATCGAGGCGACGGTTGCGGAAGTGACGCTGAACGACGATTTGCAATATGGCGTACAATATTATCTCGGAAACTCTTCGAGAGCCAACGGATCGCTGACCAATGCGACGACCGCCGCGGCGACGACGACCTCGTCGTCTAATTCGTCCTCCACAACGGACGTCATCTCGAATCTCGCCCTCCAGCGCGTGCTGCCGGGCTTCAATTTGCTGCTGGGACCGGAGGCGCAGCCTCATGTCGTGCTGAACGCGTTGGCGACGCTGACCAGCGTCAAAGTGCTGTCCTCGCCGTCACTCGTCGTTGAAGACAATCAGCCGGCGCTGTTGCAGGTCGGCCAAGAAGTGCCGATCTCGACCGGATCGGCGACTGTGCTGTCCACGTCCAACACGGTCGTCAATACGATTCAGATGCGGGACACCGGCGTCATTCTGAAAGTCTGGCCACATGTCCACGCCAATGGCGTCGTGCAGCTCGAAGTCGAACAGGAGATTTCCAATCCGGTGAACTCGAGCCTCACTCCGACGATCTCGCAGCGGCGCGTGCATTCGACGGTCTCGGTGGCGAGCGGGCAGACGGTGCTGCTCGGCGGTCTCATCAGCGAGCAGGAGAATAATACCAAGGATGGAATTCCGGGCCTTCGGCATCTCACTTATCTCGGCGATCTGTTCGGCAGCACGACCCGCAACAAGGATCGCTCGGAAATCATCATCTTTATCAAACCGCGCATAATTCGCGATTCGCTAGACGCGCAAGGAGCCGCAGAGGAGTTTCGTTCGCGCCTCGATATGATGCGGAGCGCGCCTATTGTCGTGACGGGCGCCGATACGAAACGCGTTCGTAAGTAA
- a CDS encoding integrase core domain-containing protein, translated as MCGIASIAATAGCFERHFIMPGKPMQNRFCGSFDGAMRDERLDDTLIFGSTPRERIAL; from the coding sequence TTGTGCGGCATCGCTTCGATCGCGGCGACTGCCGGGTGTTTCGAACGACACTTCATCATGCCGGGCAAGCCGATGCAGAACCGTTTCTGTGGAAGCTTCGACGGCGCCATGCGGGATGAGCGGCTCGACGACACATTGATCTTCGGCTCGACCCCACGAGAGAGAATCGCTCTCTAG